The Streptomyces europaeiscabiei genome window below encodes:
- the rph gene encoding ribonuclease PH, producing MSRIDGRTPEQLRPVTIERGWSKHAEGSVLVSFGDTKVFCTASVTEGVPRWRKGSGEGWVTAEYSMLPRATNTRGDRESVRGRIGGRTHEISRLIGRSLRAVIDYKALGENTIVLDCDVLQADGGTRTAAITGAYVALADAVSWAQGRKLIKAGRQPLTGTVGAVSVGIVGGVPLLDLCYEEDVKADTDMNVVCTGDGRFVEVQGTAEAEPFAREELDSLLDLAVSGCTELALLQRKALDTVLER from the coding sequence ATGTCTCGAATCGACGGCCGCACGCCCGAACAGCTCCGCCCGGTCACCATCGAACGCGGGTGGAGCAAGCACGCCGAGGGCTCCGTCCTCGTCTCCTTCGGCGACACGAAGGTCTTCTGCACCGCCTCCGTCACCGAAGGCGTCCCCCGCTGGCGCAAGGGCAGCGGCGAGGGCTGGGTCACCGCCGAGTACTCCATGCTCCCCCGCGCCACCAACACCCGCGGCGACCGCGAGTCCGTGCGCGGCAGGATCGGCGGCCGCACCCACGAGATCTCCCGCCTCATCGGCCGCTCCCTGCGCGCCGTCATCGACTACAAGGCGCTCGGCGAGAACACGATCGTCCTGGACTGCGACGTCCTCCAGGCCGACGGCGGCACGCGTACGGCGGCCATCACCGGCGCGTACGTCGCGCTGGCCGACGCCGTGTCCTGGGCCCAGGGCAGGAAGCTCATCAAGGCCGGCCGCCAGCCCCTCACCGGCACGGTCGGCGCGGTGTCGGTGGGCATCGTCGGCGGCGTCCCCCTCCTCGACCTCTGCTACGAGGAGGACGTGAAGGCCGACACCGACATGAACGTCGTCTGCACCGGCGACGGCCGCTTCGTCGAGGTCCAGGGCACCGCCGAGGCCGAGCCGTTCGCCCGCGAGGAACTCGACTCGCTGCTGGACCTAGCCGTTTCCGGCTGCACGGAGCTGGCGCTACTGCAGCGCAAGGCACTTGATACGGTCCTCGAAAGGTAA
- a CDS encoding glucose PTS transporter subunit EIIB, with amino-acid sequence MATKAEKIVAGLGGLDNIDEIEGCITRLRTEVHDASLVDDVALKAAGAHGVVKMGTAIQVVIGTDADPIAAEIEDMM; translated from the coding sequence ATGGCCACCAAGGCTGAGAAGATCGTCGCGGGGCTCGGCGGCCTCGACAACATCGACGAGATCGAGGGCTGCATCACGCGCCTGCGCACCGAGGTCCATGACGCCTCCCTCGTGGACGACGTCGCCCTCAAGGCCGCCGGCGCCCACGGCGTCGTCAAGATGGGCACCGCGATCCAGGTCGTCATCGGCACGGACGCCGACCCCATCGCCGCGGAGATCGAGGACATGATGTAG
- a CDS encoding PTS transporter subunit EIIC: MTTASAAPAAADNKGPGRGSRTMAVLQRIGRSLMLPVAVLPAAALLVRLGNTDMLGRESFPEFITKFAGFMAAGGGAILDNMPLLFAVGIAIGFAKKSDGSTALAAVVGYLVFQKVLGTFTDPSLPQVATAVDGKVVMVDRAVNAGVLGGVVMGLVVALLYQRFYRTKLPDWAGFFGGRRLVPILAAFAGLFIGIVFGYIWPVLGTGLHNFGEWLVGSGAVGAGIFGIANRALIPVGMHHLLNSFPWLQAGSFEGKNGDIARFLAGDPTAGQFMTGFFPIMMFGLPAVCLAIYHTARPERRKVVGGMMFSLALTSFITGVTEPIEFTFMFIAPILYAIHAVLTGVSLALTWALGMKDGFGFSAGAIDFALNLGIATKPWGLLLVGLCFGVLYYVIFRFAIVRFNLPTPGRESDEELAELQKAEAK; the protein is encoded by the coding sequence GTGACCACGGCCAGCGCCGCTCCCGCGGCCGCAGACAACAAGGGCCCCGGCCGGGGCTCCCGCACCATGGCTGTCCTGCAGCGTATCGGCCGCAGCCTCATGCTGCCGGTCGCCGTCCTGCCGGCCGCCGCCCTGCTCGTCCGACTCGGCAACACGGACATGCTCGGGCGCGAGTCGTTCCCCGAGTTCATCACCAAGTTCGCGGGGTTCATGGCCGCGGGTGGGGGTGCGATCCTCGACAACATGCCGCTGCTGTTCGCGGTCGGCATCGCGATCGGCTTCGCGAAGAAGTCGGACGGCTCGACCGCGCTCGCGGCGGTCGTCGGCTACCTCGTCTTCCAGAAGGTCCTCGGCACCTTCACCGACCCCAGCCTGCCCCAGGTGGCGACAGCCGTCGACGGCAAGGTCGTGATGGTGGACAGGGCGGTCAACGCCGGTGTCCTCGGCGGTGTGGTGATGGGCCTCGTCGTCGCCCTGCTGTACCAGCGCTTCTACCGCACCAAGCTGCCCGACTGGGCAGGCTTCTTCGGTGGCCGCCGCCTGGTGCCCATCCTGGCCGCCTTCGCGGGCCTGTTCATCGGCATCGTCTTCGGCTACATCTGGCCGGTCCTCGGCACGGGTCTGCACAACTTCGGTGAGTGGCTGGTCGGTTCGGGCGCGGTCGGCGCGGGCATCTTCGGTATCGCCAACCGTGCGCTGATCCCGGTGGGCATGCACCACCTGCTCAACTCGTTCCCGTGGCTCCAGGCCGGTTCCTTCGAGGGCAAGAACGGTGACATCGCGCGCTTCCTGGCCGGTGACCCGACCGCCGGGCAGTTCATGACCGGCTTCTTCCCCATCATGATGTTCGGTCTGCCGGCCGTCTGTCTCGCGATCTACCACACGGCCCGCCCCGAGCGCCGCAAGGTCGTCGGCGGCATGATGTTCTCCCTCGCGCTCACCTCGTTCATCACCGGGGTCACCGAGCCGATCGAGTTCACCTTCATGTTCATCGCCCCGATCCTGTACGCCATCCACGCCGTACTCACCGGTGTCTCACTGGCCCTGACCTGGGCACTGGGCATGAAGGACGGCTTCGGCTTCTCGGCCGGCGCGATCGACTTCGCCCTCAATCTCGGCATCGCCACCAAGCCGTGGGGACTGCTCCTGGTCGGTCTGTGCTTCGGTGTCCTCTACTACGTGATCTTCCGGTTCGCGATCGTCCGGTTCAACCTGCCGACCCCCGGCCGGGAGTCGGACGAGGAGCTGGCCGAGCTGCAGAAGGCGGAGGCCAAGTAG
- a CDS encoding MBL fold metallo-hydrolase, producing the protein MKLTVVGCSGSFPSAESACSSYLVEADGFRLLLDMGNGALGELQRHCGLYDLDAIFLSHLHADHCIDMCAYFVARYYRHDGGRCDPLPVYGPEGTEQRLTTAYADTPSASSMSEVFDFHTVKPSTFEIGPFTVHTERVAHPVEAYGIRIEHGGRVLTYSGDTGVTDTLDELARDADLFLCEAAFTHGKENIPDLHLNGREAGETAARAGAHRLVLTHIPPWTDPQVNLVDARAVYDGPVELAVPRMSYEI; encoded by the coding sequence ATGAAGCTCACCGTCGTCGGCTGCTCGGGGTCGTTCCCGTCCGCGGAATCGGCCTGTTCGAGCTACCTCGTAGAGGCCGACGGCTTCCGGCTGCTCCTCGACATGGGCAACGGTGCCCTCGGCGAGCTGCAGCGCCACTGCGGTCTCTACGACCTCGACGCGATCTTCCTCAGCCATCTGCACGCCGACCACTGCATCGACATGTGCGCGTACTTCGTCGCACGCTACTACCGCCATGACGGCGGCCGCTGCGACCCCCTGCCCGTCTACGGACCGGAGGGCACCGAGCAGCGCCTGACCACGGCCTACGCGGACACCCCGTCCGCCTCCTCCATGAGCGAGGTCTTCGACTTCCACACGGTCAAACCGAGCACGTTCGAGATCGGCCCCTTCACCGTCCACACGGAACGGGTCGCCCACCCCGTCGAGGCGTACGGCATCCGCATCGAGCACGGCGGCCGGGTCCTGACGTACTCCGGGGACACCGGCGTCACCGACACCCTGGACGAACTGGCCCGCGACGCCGACCTGTTCCTGTGCGAGGCGGCCTTCACGCACGGCAAGGAGAACATCCCGGACCTCCATCTCAACGGCCGCGAGGCCGGTGAGACGGCCGCCCGGGCGGGCGCCCACCGTCTCGTCCTCACCCACATCCCGCCGTGGACCGACCCGCAGGTCAACCTCGTCGACGCCCGTGCGGTGTACGACGGCCCGGTGGAGCTGGCGGTGCCCAGGATGTCGTACGAGATCTAG
- a CDS encoding type II toxin-antitoxin system PemK/MazF family toxin has product MDTSWWWALAAVVLLALIASVVDGWGRSRRPPRRSGRPGGRTRPPGRSERVRGPVPGPRPAEIWWASVPFEDGPGGKDRPCLVLAVRGDRARVAKITSRYRDERPGVIPLPPGTVGDSRGRPSFLETGELREVPVRDFRRKAGVADPILWDQVRHLSN; this is encoded by the coding sequence ATGGACACGTCATGGTGGTGGGCGCTCGCGGCGGTGGTGTTGCTGGCGCTGATCGCTTCGGTCGTCGACGGGTGGGGACGGTCGCGGCGGCCGCCGCGGCGATCGGGGCGGCCGGGTGGGCGGACACGGCCGCCGGGGCGCTCCGAGCGGGTGCGCGGGCCCGTGCCGGGGCCCCGGCCCGCCGAGATCTGGTGGGCGAGCGTGCCCTTCGAGGACGGGCCCGGTGGCAAGGACCGGCCCTGCCTGGTGCTGGCCGTGCGCGGGGACCGTGCTCGGGTCGCCAAGATCACCAGTCGGTACCGTGACGAGCGCCCCGGGGTGATTCCCCTGCCCCCGGGCACCGTGGGCGACAGCCGGGGGCGGCCCAGCTTTCTGGAGACGGGCGAGCTGCGTGAGGTGCCGGTCCGGGACTTCCGGCGGAAGGCCGGCGTGGCGGATCCGATCCTGTGGGACCAGGTCCGCCACCTTTCGAACTGA
- a CDS encoding PLP-dependent cysteine synthase family protein, which produces MRYDSPLAAVGNTPLVCLPRLSPSADVRIWAKLEDRNPTGSVKDRPALHMIEQAEKDGRLTPGCTILEPTSGNTGISLAMAAKLKGYRMVCVMPENTSQERRDLLNMWGAEIIPSPAAGGSNTAVRVAKELSAEHPDWVMLYQYGNPDNAGAHYATTGPEILADLPSITHFVAGLGTTGTLMGVGRFLREQKPDVKIVAAEPRYDDLVYGLRNLDEGFVPELYDASVLTTRFSVGSADAVTRTRELLQQEGIFAGVSTGAALHAAIGVGNKAVKSGEPADIVFVVADGGWKYLSTGVYTAATTEEAIETLQGQLWA; this is translated from the coding sequence ATGCGCTACGACTCCCCGCTGGCCGCGGTGGGCAACACCCCTCTGGTGTGCCTGCCGCGGCTGTCGCCGTCCGCCGACGTCCGTATCTGGGCGAAGCTGGAGGACCGCAATCCGACGGGTTCGGTCAAGGACCGTCCCGCCCTGCACATGATCGAACAGGCGGAGAAGGACGGCCGTCTGACGCCCGGCTGCACGATCCTGGAGCCCACCTCGGGCAACACGGGCATCTCCCTCGCCATGGCGGCGAAGCTCAAGGGCTACCGCATGGTCTGCGTCATGCCCGAGAACACCTCGCAGGAGCGGCGTGACCTGCTCAACATGTGGGGCGCCGAGATCATCCCGTCCCCGGCGGCGGGCGGCTCCAACACGGCCGTACGCGTCGCCAAGGAGCTGTCGGCCGAGCACCCCGACTGGGTGATGCTCTACCAGTACGGCAACCCCGACAACGCGGGCGCCCACTACGCGACGACGGGCCCGGAGATCCTCGCGGACCTCCCCTCCATCACCCACTTCGTCGCCGGGCTCGGCACCACCGGCACCCTGATGGGCGTGGGCCGCTTCCTGCGCGAACAGAAGCCGGACGTCAAGATCGTCGCCGCCGAGCCCCGCTACGACGACCTCGTCTACGGCCTCCGCAACCTCGACGAGGGCTTCGTCCCCGAGCTCTACGACGCGTCCGTCCTCACCACCCGCTTCTCCGTGGGCTCCGCCGACGCGGTCACCCGCACCCGGGAGCTGCTCCAGCAGGAGGGCATCTTCGCGGGCGTCTCCACGGGGGCGGCGCTGCACGCCGCGATCGGAGTCGGCAACAAAGCGGTGAAGTCCGGCGAGCCCGCCGACATCGTCTTCGTCGTGGCCGACGGCGGCTGGAAGTACCTCTCGACGGGCGTCTACACGGCGGCGACGACGGAAGAGGCCATCGAGACCCTGCAGGGCCAGCTCTGGGCGTAG
- a CDS encoding MoaD/ThiS family protein, whose protein sequence is MAIEVRIPTILRQYTDGQKAVEGAGATLADLFTDLETRHTGIHARIVDGGELRRFVNVYLNDEDVRFLEGINTKLSDGDNVTILPAVAGGMA, encoded by the coding sequence ATGGCCATCGAGGTCCGCATCCCCACCATCCTCCGCCAGTACACCGACGGTCAGAAGGCGGTGGAGGGTGCCGGTGCCACCCTCGCCGACCTGTTCACCGACCTCGAAACCCGTCACACGGGCATCCACGCCCGCATCGTCGACGGCGGTGAACTGCGCCGCTTCGTCAACGTGTACCTGAACGACGAGGACGTCCGCTTCCTGGAGGGCATCAACACCAAGCTGTCCGACGGCGACAACGTGACCATCCTGCCGGCGGTAGCCGGCGGCATGGCCTGA
- a CDS encoding putative leader peptide, with product MVCDDVSEKTPGVLLVARLHVDLCRLASAIC from the coding sequence ATGGTTTGTGACGACGTGAGCGAGAAGACGCCGGGCGTACTGCTCGTGGCGCGGCTGCACGTCGACCTGTGCAGGCTTGCCAGCGCCATCTGTTGA
- a CDS encoding LacI family DNA-binding transcriptional regulator has translation MTRQTRRLPGRRPTLDDVARGSGVSKSTVSRVINGEDRVRAVVVERVREVIAELGYVPNSAARQLVTRRNNAIAVVASQPQNRLFIDPFFDLHLRGIRKELVAHGAQPVLLFLEEPEEYPRVGDFLGGGHVDGALLFSLRADDPLPGMIDKLGLPAVFGGRPLVREGEPVHDRVYVDADNRGGAREAVRHLVSLGRERVATITGPVDREASAFDRLEGYRDVLPDAPPLLVEQSDYTRQGGVDAMAVLLDRRPDLDAVFVASDLMASGALQVLRERGRRVPDDVAVVGFDDLAPIAEHTDPPLTTVHQDIEGMGRLMARLLFSRTEEQADAEAPAAGHSLSSVVTPTRLVVRRSA, from the coding sequence TTGACTCGACAGACGCGACGACTGCCCGGTCGGCGCCCCACGCTCGACGACGTGGCACGCGGCTCGGGAGTGTCCAAGTCCACCGTGTCGCGGGTGATCAACGGCGAGGACAGGGTGCGCGCGGTGGTCGTCGAACGGGTCAGGGAGGTCATCGCCGAACTGGGCTACGTGCCGAACTCCGCTGCCCGCCAGCTGGTCACCCGCCGCAACAACGCCATCGCCGTCGTCGCGAGCCAGCCGCAGAACCGGCTCTTCATCGATCCCTTCTTCGACCTCCACCTCCGTGGCATCCGCAAGGAACTGGTCGCCCACGGGGCCCAGCCCGTCCTCCTCTTCCTGGAGGAGCCCGAGGAGTACCCGCGCGTCGGTGACTTCCTGGGCGGCGGCCATGTCGACGGCGCCCTGCTCTTCTCCCTGCGCGCCGACGACCCGCTGCCCGGCATGATCGACAAGCTCGGCCTGCCCGCAGTCTTCGGCGGCCGGCCGCTGGTCCGCGAGGGCGAACCCGTGCACGACCGCGTGTACGTCGACGCCGACAACCGGGGCGGGGCCCGCGAGGCCGTCCGCCATCTGGTCTCGCTGGGCCGGGAACGCGTCGCGACGATCACCGGCCCGGTCGACCGGGAGGCCTCCGCCTTCGACCGCCTGGAGGGCTACCGGGACGTCCTGCCGGACGCCCCGCCCCTCCTGGTCGAACAGTCCGACTACACCCGGCAGGGCGGCGTCGACGCCATGGCCGTGCTCCTCGACCGCCGCCCCGACCTGGACGCCGTCTTCGTCGCCTCCGACCTCATGGCCTCCGGCGCGCTCCAGGTGCTGCGCGAGCGCGGACGCCGGGTGCCGGACGACGTGGCCGTCGTCGGCTTCGACGACCTCGCGCCCATCGCCGAGCACACCGACCCGCCGCTCACCACCGTCCACCAGGACATCGAGGGCATGGGCCGGCTGATGGCCCGGCTGCTGTTCAGCCGCACGGAGGAGCAGGCGGACGCAGAGGCTCCGGCGGCCGGGCACTCCCTGTCCTCCGTGGTCACACCGACGCGGCTGGTCGTACGGCGGTCGGCCTGA
- a CDS encoding Mov34/MPN/PAD-1 family protein — protein sequence MLTITQTLVDQIVAHARKDHPDEACGVIAGPEGSGRPERFIPMLNAAMSPTFYEFDSGDLLKLYREMDDRDEEPVVIYHSHTATEAHPSRTDISYANEPGAHYVLVSTADTDGLGEFQFRSFKIVEGEVTEEEVRIVEAY from the coding sequence ATGCTGACCATCACCCAGACTCTCGTCGACCAGATCGTCGCCCACGCGCGCAAGGACCACCCCGACGAGGCGTGCGGCGTCATCGCGGGACCGGAGGGTTCGGGCCGGCCCGAACGCTTCATCCCGATGCTGAACGCGGCCATGTCGCCCACGTTCTACGAGTTCGACTCGGGCGACCTGCTCAAGCTCTACCGCGAGATGGACGACCGCGACGAGGAGCCGGTGGTCATCTACCACTCCCACACCGCCACCGAGGCCCACCCCTCCCGCACGGACATCTCCTACGCCAACGAGCCCGGCGCCCACTACGTCCTCGTCTCGACCGCCGACACCGACGGCCTCGGCGAGTTCCAGTTCCGCTCCTTCAAGATCGTCGAGGGTGAGGTGACCGAGGAGGAGGTGCGGATCGTGGAGGCGTACTGA
- a CDS encoding amino acid permease, with the protein MTSAQVNKNGDDAVRGDAPEEGYERGLGSRQVQMIAIGGAIGVGLFLNAGANIAKAGPSLILMYALAGVIIFFIMRALGELLLYRPVSGSFAEYSREFLGPFFGYFTGWTYWLLWVVTGMAELTAAAIYINYWFPDVPQWVSALVFLVILFVANLISVKLFGEIEFWFSMIKVTAIIGMIVIGLGVLTFGFSAAGDTAAVSNLWAYDGFFPKGIGSSLMTLQGVMFAYLAVELVGVTAGESENPEKTLPKAINTLPWRIALFYVGALTVILCVVKWTEFAPGVSPFVAAFAKIGIPAGAAIVNFVVLTAALSSCNSGMYSTGRMLRTLADSGEAPKAFNKLSVTKTPAFAIGVSVLFMGIGVVLNYIVPDKAFEYVVSVATGAGIWTWLMILFSHVRYRRAVDAGRLPASSFPAPGGAVGSWIAIVFLLFVTCLIAYDHEARVSLYVMAGWAAALGIGWAVLKSRSPEVTDRRETDFEKVG; encoded by the coding sequence ATGACCTCCGCTCAGGTCAACAAGAACGGCGACGATGCCGTGCGCGGCGACGCACCCGAAGAGGGGTACGAGCGCGGGCTCGGCAGCCGGCAGGTCCAGATGATCGCGATCGGCGGCGCCATCGGCGTCGGCCTCTTCCTCAACGCCGGGGCGAACATCGCCAAGGCGGGACCGAGCCTCATCCTGATGTACGCCCTCGCCGGCGTCATCATCTTCTTCATCATGCGGGCACTCGGCGAGCTGCTGCTCTACCGCCCCGTCTCGGGCTCCTTCGCGGAGTACTCCCGTGAGTTCCTCGGCCCGTTCTTCGGCTATTTCACCGGCTGGACGTACTGGCTGCTGTGGGTCGTCACCGGCATGGCGGAGCTGACCGCCGCCGCGATCTACATCAACTACTGGTTCCCGGACGTCCCGCAGTGGGTCTCGGCCCTGGTCTTCCTGGTCATCCTCTTCGTGGCGAACCTGATCTCGGTGAAGCTGTTCGGCGAGATCGAGTTCTGGTTCTCGATGATCAAGGTCACCGCGATCATCGGCATGATCGTGATCGGCCTCGGCGTCCTCACCTTCGGCTTCAGCGCGGCGGGCGACACCGCCGCCGTCTCCAACCTCTGGGCCTACGACGGCTTCTTCCCCAAGGGCATCGGCTCCTCCCTGATGACCCTGCAGGGCGTGATGTTCGCCTACCTCGCCGTCGAGCTGGTCGGTGTCACGGCCGGTGAGTCCGAGAACCCGGAGAAGACCCTCCCCAAGGCGATCAACACCCTGCCCTGGCGCATCGCCCTCTTCTACGTCGGTGCCCTCACCGTCATCCTGTGCGTGGTGAAGTGGACCGAGTTCGCACCCGGTGTGAGCCCCTTCGTCGCGGCCTTCGCGAAGATCGGCATCCCGGCGGGCGCCGCGATCGTCAACTTCGTGGTCCTGACCGCGGCCCTGTCCTCCTGCAACTCCGGCATGTACTCCACGGGCCGCATGCTGCGCACCCTGGCCGACAGCGGTGAGGCCCCCAAGGCCTTCAACAAGCTGTCCGTCACCAAGACACCGGCGTTCGCCATCGGCGTCTCCGTGCTCTTCATGGGCATCGGCGTCGTCCTGAACTACATCGTCCCGGACAAGGCCTTCGAGTACGTCGTCTCCGTCGCCACCGGCGCCGGTATCTGGACCTGGCTGATGATCCTGTTCAGCCACGTCCGCTACCGCCGCGCGGTCGACGCCGGCCGACTGCCCGCCTCCTCCTTCCCGGCACCGGGCGGCGCGGTGGGCAGCTGGATCGCCATCGTCTTCCTGCTCTTCGTCACCTGCCTCATCGCCTACGACCACGAGGCCCGCGTCAGCCTCTACGTCATGGCCGGCTGGGCGGCGGCCCTCGGCATCGGCTGGGCCGTGCTGAAGTCCCGCAGCCCGGAGGTCACGGACCGCCGCGAGACGGACTTCGAGAAGGTCGGCTGA
- a CDS encoding DUF2017 domain-containing protein, whose amino-acid sequence MPGQFESLPGGGAAVALDEVEISIIRSLAVQLLELIGPGPAEEAGDDPLAELFAEGPSEPPKDPVLLRLFPDAYSDPEGTPGAREAEEQRAYSSEFRRFTENDLRAGKREKALAVIHSLDALAATGEGGAVLKLSADDSRHWLGCLNDLRLAIGSRLDVVDEEDTDLLYRLPDEDPRKPMVMAYLWLGGLQDSLVTTLMP is encoded by the coding sequence ATGCCAGGACAATTCGAATCGCTCCCCGGCGGCGGCGCGGCCGTCGCGCTCGACGAGGTCGAGATCTCCATCATCCGCTCGCTGGCGGTGCAGCTCCTGGAGCTGATCGGCCCGGGTCCGGCCGAGGAGGCCGGTGACGACCCGCTCGCCGAACTCTTCGCCGAGGGCCCGAGCGAGCCGCCCAAGGATCCCGTCCTGCTGCGGCTGTTCCCGGACGCCTACAGCGACCCCGAGGGCACCCCGGGCGCCCGGGAGGCGGAGGAGCAGCGGGCGTACTCCTCGGAGTTCCGCCGCTTCACAGAGAACGACCTGCGGGCCGGCAAGCGCGAGAAGGCCCTCGCGGTGATCCACTCCCTGGACGCGCTGGCCGCGACCGGTGAGGGCGGGGCCGTGCTGAAGCTGTCGGCGGACGACTCCCGGCACTGGCTCGGCTGCCTCAACGACCTGCGTCTGGCCATCGGCTCCCGGCTCGACGTCGTCGACGAGGAGGACACCGACCTCCTCTACCGCCTCCCGGACGAGGACCCGCGCAAGCCGATGGTGATGGCGTATCTGTGGCTGGGCGGCCTCCAGGACTCGCTCGTCACCACGCTGATGCCCTGA
- the clpS gene encoding ATP-dependent Clp protease adapter ClpS yields MGDVTAAVPLEIEKTESAEEVFAVPEPDVPWVTIVHNDPVNLMSYVTYVFQAYFGYSKDKATKLMLDVHHKGRAVVSSGSREEMERDVQAMHGYGLWATLQQDRK; encoded by the coding sequence ATGGGCGATGTGACGGCAGCCGTACCCCTGGAGATCGAGAAGACCGAGTCGGCGGAGGAGGTCTTCGCCGTACCCGAACCCGACGTTCCGTGGGTCACGATCGTCCACAACGATCCGGTGAATCTCATGAGCTATGTGACGTATGTCTTCCAGGCGTACTTCGGGTACTCGAAGGACAAGGCCACCAAACTCATGCTCGACGTCCACCACAAGGGCCGCGCGGTCGTCTCCAGCGGATCACGCGAGGAGATGGAACGCGACGTACAGGCCATGCACGGCTACGGTCTGTGGGCCACCCTCCAGCAGGACCGGAAGTAG
- a CDS encoding nicotinate phosphoribosyltransferase, whose protein sequence is MNTADLGLPVDVPSTALFTDHYELTMLQAALKAGTAERHSVFEVFTRRLPEGRRYGVVAGTGRVLDAVENFRFDPGVLGFLRERSIVDAETLDWLAGYRFGGDVWGYQEGEVYFPGSPIMRVEGTFAECVLLETVILSILNHDSAIAAAASRMSSAAGGRPLIEMGARRTHELAAVAASRAAYVGGFTSTSDLAAGFRYGIPTVGTSAHAFTLLHDRERDAFQAQVDSLGRNTTLLVDTYDVTEAVRTAVEIAGPELGAVRIDSGDLLLVAHRVRQQLDELGARDTRIIVTSDLDEYAIASLAAAPVDAYGVGTQLVTGSGHPTCSMVYKLVARAESADPTDPLVAVAKKSSGGKTSVGGRKWAARRLDEHGVAEAEVIGTGPVPDDLQERQLLVHLVKDGRVLSREPLDVVRERHVTARANLPLSATQLSRGEAVIPTEYV, encoded by the coding sequence ATGAACACAGCGGACCTTGGTTTGCCGGTCGACGTCCCCTCGACCGCGCTCTTCACGGACCACTACGAACTCACGATGCTGCAGGCCGCGTTGAAAGCGGGTACGGCCGAGCGGCATTCGGTGTTCGAGGTCTTCACACGGCGGTTGCCGGAGGGACGTAGGTACGGCGTGGTGGCCGGCACCGGACGGGTGCTGGACGCGGTCGAGAACTTCCGCTTCGACCCGGGTGTCCTCGGCTTCCTGCGCGAGCGCTCCATCGTCGACGCGGAGACTCTCGACTGGCTCGCCGGCTACCGCTTCGGCGGAGACGTGTGGGGCTACCAGGAGGGCGAGGTGTACTTCCCGGGCTCGCCGATCATGCGGGTCGAGGGCACCTTCGCGGAGTGTGTCCTCCTGGAGACGGTGATCCTCTCCATCCTCAACCACGACTCGGCGATCGCGGCCGCCGCCTCCCGGATGTCCAGCGCCGCCGGGGGGCGCCCGCTGATCGAGATGGGCGCCCGGCGCACGCACGAGCTGGCCGCCGTGGCCGCCTCGCGCGCCGCGTACGTCGGCGGTTTCACCTCCACCTCGGACCTGGCCGCCGGCTTCCGCTACGGCATCCCGACGGTCGGCACCAGCGCCCACGCCTTCACCCTGCTCCACGACCGCGAGCGGGACGCCTTCCAGGCCCAGGTGGACTCGCTGGGCCGGAACACCACGCTGCTCGTCGACACGTACGACGTCACCGAGGCCGTACGGACCGCCGTGGAGATCGCCGGGCCCGAGCTGGGCGCCGTGCGCATCGACTCCGGCGACCTGCTCCTCGTCGCCCACCGGGTACGCCAGCAGCTGGACGAGCTGGGCGCGCGGGACACCCGGATCATCGTGACCTCGGACCTCGACGAGTACGCCATCGCCTCGCTGGCGGCGGCACCGGTGGACGCGTACGGCGTCGGGACGCAGCTGGTGACCGGCTCCGGTCATCCCACCTGCTCGATGGTCTACAAGCTCGTCGCCAGGGCGGAGTCCGCGGACCCCACGGACCCGCTGGTGGCCGTGGCGAAGAAGTCCAGCGGCGGGAAGACGTCCGTGGGGGGCCGCAAGTGGGCGGCCCGGCGGCTGGACGAGCACGGCGTGGCCGAGGCCGAGGTCATCGGCACGGGACCGGTGCCCGACGATCTCCAGGAGCGCCAGCTCCTCGTTCATCTGGTCAAGGACGGCCGGGTCCTCTCCCGGGAGCCGCTGGACGTCGTACGCGAGCGGCATGTGACCGCCCGTGCGAACCTGCCGCTGTCCGCGACACAGCTGTCGCGCGGGGAAGCCGTCATTCCGACGGAGTACGTCTGA